In Bactrocera oleae isolate idBacOlea1 chromosome 3, idBacOlea1, whole genome shotgun sequence, a genomic segment contains:
- the bark gene encoding protein bark beetle isoform X1, producing MCAATRSKHVHNALMPPHRAQHNARPPGYVKRHYSRQHATLPSPLTSCLYATTLIFSIVALLGASASAQLQGNTLVGAANARGADAASDVSDEFEFASLDGAGTQLLTPLQPAPSTVAPQWPLKVVDIVEPAPAQPVMSSPALSASSYTELQGGEITGERTLRYSESPFVARQHIEVAKGARLIIEPGVRVEFAPTVGITVRGILHAVGTPTSRITLIAQAKPIATQTDIIDAEVRGARLVDGPTPLEGRLQLYHKGSWRDVCTNSRNWTLVDYAVACRQMGYAGGRFWNWVERTPGYHPRLLYEHPRCKGGENSLMNCAWTSRQLGSGVCDYHNDIGIQCQPLYNAPRDNWRGLYFHNAPSTKTLGYNNIVYTALSQSTLRYVDIKLAGVGRDYSVKSALEVIGLPPVMQHVVISHSAYTGFNATLPHGGFILQNVTVQKNNGIGVFVNSSQGMVQLDGCNIMGNVADGVKYVGHDLRANERMDRATIYDFCTLPTTSGQTYPISLSFTQKYYAGSEKVCGKYFFTRPGYLLTVHFESFVLRNNETATVEIFDGTSETDRVLFAWKARNYTRPQSVTSNREKLFMRIHADARQEVNGFIRITTDDTRAYDLRIANSIVEDNGGRGIAIDNIRSKLHVHGSFVSGNGHVSGVHVTSGAGDVNITSSNITLNQGGGVNITYYGGNRNISRSAIQANKGYGLAVWLNDTSAPDRIEYIPFNQTTTVEYSQIGGNLETGVLHGNYCLPIWVNITGNSFNGSLHNDVLVESCWRFTANKQPNMQLQIGHNTFDYSQKNSIFLSPALNLQGKIEFNHFRLGSYGAIFIRNDYIFQEFNFMPVRLLIQSNFFRRNSGVYVVSLGLSPYSTRDLQSLLFTRNFVRDNKITEPFGPLIEGSEGSDGSGRLNPRCRVAAAVVVASSNVDIFRNILHNLDSSYEVGSQLSDQSQIINATYNWLGHSDENKIFARLFHRNNRYNLAKIQYIPYLLHSSNPGSTTMITMSTLVPRFSQEGSDLIGGEIDGQEILSTGTYRVTNDINIRPGGKLTLQPGVTLKFEPSVGMMVAGKLEARGRRPDDIFFTLKRETVIAMDNSTDVEQLDVDIIDVETESIIEKNEPPRVPVRLVGGAGDYEGRLQVYLDGRWGTVCDYGWTVLNAALVCHHLGYTLNPRDWRLHRSQMPTVGVTEDVIVSNVRCTEHDLDITKCRAEYSTRGEFENSCTHENDVGMRCYEGAWAGVRFSMLAERADLQYLTIEQAGLFDYTTNIFKPAIQMDFARHNLENVRVVDNLQDGLGVVYADLYGGKSVNNIKNCEFIGNRGNGISLKQLDLRIQGSIIKNNRDSGISHDPVISAIEQSELGGWFQMAVDFNTFEADYDPYVLPRDEGQIDLDTWQNKYIRTAPVRGESISRKIVVRCPAGYVLGIQLLNPVQNLSTEHITILDSQTENRRSALWVLKRDLNVFPTTSSSYGIIIYYESGTNALGGAVLRLSTVTAPMQNIRNRVVSGPVPTLSIRSTKIQKNFRGIAAYYYNRYVGDNGEYYLRKANESIKIMNSEISSNFREAILVKSPFWDVQYSNISEVTIHVNSTMITQNGHGIRQLSKDLRSSNNLFHYVVQDTTVEDNSFGGFQVALPYVWQYNENFTHSVYFGNSTWQRNRNFFVDVSGHYTVFNITSNVFLNNQCPRSLITLDGMEKRIKFDYNRIESNNAKFIMELRADSLSEILGEVPALIAYNTINGNSIDSMTGNFRNAPMRNYRPRKVRPQNRLPSAVVRLDGIQNVKLFRNLIAENQMDYNLVAGVRSARLNNYFYATENWWGSKDAKYIESKIFDFDTWNDHADVIYQPFLIEDTFDASVSLIDEHDEVIDLNNWTGGRIYKDLSLPKRPEPYRILSDITVMPGATVSIQHGVQLEFEPNVGILVLGTLLATGYRESEIIMRPFVNASHESYTMITKRAIEDLSQSQAYDSIRLCTSAQNCTTNPQLSLGGINEGFLEYFNHTTLQWVPICDSRFTERNAQVVCRELGFDPLNVYYGHDRRIEYHTNSLTRIWTWVQPLECRGDELRMEDCAERLNGQVYGRRHECRWDDVFVFVSCNSAPEDLVYWGGIRFANSDFEENQYGHRFHDSLSHGPINNKQSHLEYIRIENAGILHNQKSAAIQAIHKNPTIRSVTIVNSAHHGVNYIAPSGTMNLNFLNISNAFGAGINILSLTGEGRESDESSFTPLKDLDIPYKLFSLVDICDPQKVLTVEERILVYYKYDNNPVNCVKIFTSLYRAKPMGFRLLQSNLFNHSKEYGRTDVIRLFDGDIYNVTSRFLGKIEWDSDNQRKFFKTESPTLSLQLIASGAPEYHGFIAEIVTVPISTLGQFRDAQHNVTYTHISNAVKGAVTYSSAGEVTPTLTLTSNRIQGNCHQLYGNFSTCKSALSIDVQNMHSLYFMNNLIMHNQGGLSIRADSRGSATSLRGFIHHNLFYGNRNRPALYVEGRQSSPYQEIELYRNYFAQNKAGFEDVIKLRQVVSNFSYNFVHSNVGGRIVEISGFEKVRLPIYQTTSHNGFYSNVATNWMGRATIVAGTAGQQYVDNIFENPENDYEMITVNNSILNVDYVINSTIELWRSKIDARHNYWSYNNTISVQSRIRDKSDDPLLLEVQAVPFQMNNLTILDGKCPPGWSLVHDTCFIYVGAPLTFHEARAFCRSENSTMPFIRTDSATLWKYLQGQMRHLKYPEKVWIQDFDHIDRCTSFAFTTTEVEDCSNEMGFICETDPRVIIDPLSWRADIFAISIISAFILAIILLILVAVCWYAKSKHRHVQRLQRRNSIRQSLRSLNSIDPQGSLRRRNFNMSTSTGTLSKQLGQDYKMMANGSIDSMDKSVLSSDGSFEAYENQTAHPSEYQKPNYNEYVSQNVLKSANKSSEPYKVATIGSISKASTARGRTRPTDTFELSYRNEGFRDNSTYASTLNNSVATSIAEDTPIIHQTDVEDGNSDYYGNASTLPLHSGGNESLSFLHELKQNLPPPAYNKPKAQGHSSFLPSGSGKGNGKMRPTSSSQHSNDSHTSTLPYEQKIDNLNFTPTPQKAEEMPLYRHEAADISGLPTPPPDMRRPDSYYTAVRSSKAQPQLSRMAAAPQTTRALVSAKQPSATTQKLTGKSPVQVHNQNGKRPKTVYQTASPEPTAYHRSRSEALLETDFDDESPSMVPLNTNSRSYSQPLETAM from the exons GGAACACCAACATCACGTATTACATTGATAGCACAAGCGAAGCCCATAGCTACCCAAACAGATATTATAGATGCCGAGGTGCGAGGCGCACGCCTAGTCGATGGACCAACACCTTTAGAGGGTCGCCTACAGCTCTATCACAAAGGTTCATGGCGCGATGTCTGCACAAATTCGAGAAA TTGGACGCTCGTGGACTATGCGGTCGCGTGTCGTCAAATGGGTTATGCTGGCGGACGATTTTGGAATTGGGTTGAACGCACACCAGGCTATCACCCACGTTTGCTGTACGAACATCCGCGTTGCAAAGGTGGCGAAAATTCGCTAATGAATTGCGCCTGGACATCACGTCAGCTGGGCTCTGGTGTATGCGACTATCACAATGATATCGGCATACAATGTCAACCGCTGTACAATGCGCCACGCGATAATTGGCGTGGACTCTATTTTCACAACGCGCCTTCAACTAAAACGCTCGGCTATAACAATATCGTTTACACTGCCTTGTCACAGTCCACATTACGTTATGTCGATATCAAACTTGCCGGTGTTGGGCGGGACTATAGCGTCAAGTCCGCTTTGGAAGTTATTGGTCTGCCGCCTGTCATGCAACATGTAGTGATCAGCCATTCGGCTTACACTGGTTTCAATGCCACCTTACCGCATGGAGGTTTCATCTTGCAAAATGTGACTGTGCAGAAAAATAATGGTATCGGTGTTTTTGTCAACTCCAGTCAGGGTATGGTACAGTTGGACGGTTGCAATATTATGGGGAACGTAGCGGATGGTGTAAAGTATGTGGGACATGATTTGCGTGCGAATGAACGTATGGATCGTGCCACCATTTATGACTTTTGCACATTGCCTACAACCTCCGGTCAGACCTATCCCATATCGCTGTCCTTCACGCAAAAATACTATGCCGGCTCGGAAAAAGTGTGCGGTAAATACTTCTTCACACGTCCAGGATATTTGCTTACGGTGCACTTTGAGTCCTTTGTGTTGCGCAACAATGAGACCGCCACAGTGGAGATCTTCGACGGTACTTCGGAAACGGATCGGGTGCTTTTTGCGTGGAAAGCGCGTAACTACACGCGTCCGCAAAGTGTGACGAGCAATCGTGAGAAGCTCTTCATGCGTATACATGCAGACGCTCGTCAGGAAGTGAATGGCTTTATACGAATTACCACAGATGATACACGAGCATATGACCTACGTATTGCGAACTCTATTGTCGAGGATAATGGCGGACGTGGCATTGCGATCGATAATATACGTTCCAAACTGCATGTGCATGGCAGTTTCGTCTCGGGCAACGGTCATGTGTCGGGTGTGCATGTAACCAGCGGCGCCGGAGATGTGAATATCACGAGCAGCAACATCACACTCAATCAGGGTGGCGGTGTGAACATCACTTATTATGGCGGCAATCGTAATATATCACGTAGCGCCATACAAGCGAATAAAGGTTATGGCTTGGCAGTATGGCTGAACGATACAAGTGCACCGGACCGTATAGAGTATATACCCTTCAACCAAACGACGACAGTGGAATACTCACAAATCGGCGGTAATTTGGAGACAGGTGTGCTGCACGGGAATTACTGTCTACCCATTTGGGTCAATATCACGGGTAACAGCTTCAACGGCAGTTTACACAACGATGTACTAGTGGAGTCCTGTTGGCGTTTCACTGCCAACAAACAGCCGAATATGCAGTTACAAATCGGACACAACACCTTCGACTATAGCCAGAAAAACTCGATCTTTCTCAGCCCTGCACTCAACCTACAAGGCAAAATCGAGTTCAATCACTTCCGCCTGGGCTCTTATGGTGCAATTTTTATACGCAATGACTACATATTTCAGGAGTTCAATTTCATGCCTGTTCGTCTGCTTATACAGAGTAACTTCTTTCGACGTAACAGCGGCGTTTATGTCGTCTCATTGGGCTTATCGCCCTACAGTACACGCGATCTCCAGTCGCTACTGTTTACACGTAATTTCGTGCGAGATAATAAGATCACTGAGCCCTTTGGACCGCTGATCGAAGGTAGTGAGGGTAGCGATGGTTCCGGACGTCTCAACCCGCGTTGCCGTGTCGCTGCTGCAGTTGTGGTTGCCTCCAGCAATGTAGACATCTTTCGCAACATACTACACAACTTGGACTCCTCCTATGAGGTGGGCTCACAGCTGAGTGATCAGAGTCAGATAATCAACGCCACCTACAATTGGTTGGGTCATTCGGATGAGAATAAGATATTTGCGCGTCTCTTCCATCGCAACAATCGTTATAATTTGGCTAAGATACAGTATATACCCTATCTCTTGCATAGCTCCAATCCGGGTTCTACGACAATGATCACAATGTCTACGCTGGTGCCACGTTTCTCGCAAGAGGGTTCTGATTTAATTGGCGGTGAAATTGATGGTCAAGAAATACTCTCCACTGGCACTTATCGTGTAACGAACGACATCAACATACGTCCAGGAGGCAAGCTTACGTTGCAACCCGGTGTTACGCTCAAGTTTGAGCCCAGTGTCGGTATGATGGTCGCAGGCAAATTAGAGGCGCGCGGGCGTCGCCCAGACGATATATTCTTTACGCTTAAGCGTGAGACTGTTATCGCCATGGATAATTCAACTGACGTAGAGCAACTTGATGTTGATATTATTGATGTTGAAACTGAGTCGATTATAGAGAAGAATGAGCCACCGCGTGTTCCAGTGCGTCTCGTTGGAGGAGCTGGTGATTACGAAGGTCGTTTGCAAGTCTACTTAGATGGACGTTGGGGCACAGTCTGCGACTACGGTTGGACGGTGTTAAATGCGGCGCTTGTGTGTCATCATCTCGGCTATACCCTCAATCCACGTGATTGGCGACTACACCGCTCACAAATGCCTACAGTGGGCGTGACAGAAGATGTGATTGTATCGAATGTGCGTTGCACTGAACATGATCTCGATATAACCAAGTGTCGCGCAGAGTACTCAACACGTGGTGAGTTCGAGAATTCATGCACACATGAAAATGATGTGGGTATGCGTTGTTATGAGGGCGCTTGGGCCGGTGTACGCTTCAGCATGTTAGCCGAACGCGCTGACCTACAGTATCTGACTATTGAGCAGGCAGGGCTCTTCGATTACaccacaaatattttcaagccCGCTATACAAATGGACTTTGCACGACATAATCTAGAGAATGTGCGTGTGGTAGATAATTTGCAAGACGGCCTTGGTGTTGTCTATGCAGACCTTTATGGTGGCAAGTCggtaaataatattaagaatTGTGAGTTCATAGGCAATCGTGGTAATGGCATCAGCTTGAAGCAGTTGGATTTGCGCATACAGGGTtcgattataaaaaataatcgcgATAGCGGCATCTCACATGATCCGGTCATTTCGGCGATCGAACAGAGTGAGCTGGGTGGTTGGTTTCAAATGGCTGTGGACTTCAACACCTTTGAGGCTGACTACGATCCTTATGTATTGCCACGTGATGAAGGACAAATTGACTTGGACACctggcaaaataaatatatacgtacagCGCCTGTGCGTGGTGAATCGATCAGTCGCAAAATTGTTGTGCGTTGCCCCGCCGGTTATGTGCTGGGCATACAACTGCTTAATCCCGTACAAAATCTCTCCACGGAGCACATCACAATACTCGATTCGCAAACGGAAAACAGGCGTTCTGCTTTGTGGGTACTCAAACGTGATCTCAATGTATTTCCCACAACTAGCAGCAGTTATGGCATTATCATCTACTACGAGAGCGGTACGAATGCTTTGGGTGGTGCTGTACTGCGTCTCTCTACCGTCACAGCACCAATGCAAAATATACGCAACAGAGTGGTAAGTGGTCCGGTGCCCACGCTTAGCATACGCTCCACTAAGATACAGAAGAACTTTCGTGGCATCGCGGCTTACTACTACAATCGTTATGTGGGCGATAACGGCGAGTATTACCTACGTAAAGCAAATGAGTCTATCAAAATTATGAACTCGGAAATCAGCTCGAACTTCCGCGAGGCTATATTGGTTAAGTCACCGTTCTGGGATGTACAATACAGCAACATCTCCGAGGTTACTATACATGTGAACAGCACGATGATCACACAGAATGGACATGGTATTAGGCAGCTCTCGAAAGATTTGCGTTCATCGAATAATCTATTCCATTATGTAGTGCAAGATACGACAGTCGAGGATAATTCCTTCGGTGGCTTTCAGGTCGCATTGCCTTACGTTTGGCAGTACAACGAGAATTTCACGCATAGCGTCTACTTCGGTAATAGCACCTGGCAGCGCAATCGCAACTTTTTCGTCGACGTCAGCGGTCATTATACGGTCtttaacataacctcaaatgTATTTCTAAACAATCAGTGTCCGCGTAGTCTGATAACACTCGACGGCATGGAGAAGCGCATCAAGTTCGATTATAATCGCATCGAGAGTAACAATGCCAAATTTATTATGGAGCTGCGCGCGGACAGTCTGAGCGAGATACTGGGTGAGGTGCCGGCGCTGATCGCCTACAATACCATAAATGGCAATAGCATCGACTCGATGACGGGCAATTTCCGTAATGCGCCCATGCGCAATTACCGTCCACGTAAAGTACGTCCGCAGAATcgtttacccagcgccgttgtgCGTTTGGACGGCATACAAAATGTGAAGCTGTTTCGTAACTTAATCGCAGAGAATCAAATGGACTACAATCTAGTGGCGGGCGTACGTTCTGCGCGCTTAAATAACTACTTTTATGCTACGGAGAATTGGTGGGGCTCGAAGGATGCTAAGTACATTGAGTCGAAAATATTTGACTTCGATACGTGGAATGATCACGCGGACGTCATTTATCAGCCTTTCCTCATTGAGGACACCTTCGACGCAAGTGTCTCGCTAATCGATGAACACGACGAAGTTATTGATCTCAACAATTGGACGGGTGGTCGTATATACAAAGATTTGTCATTACCCAAACGTCCTGAACCATATCGCATACTCTCCGATATCACTGTCATGCCCGGTGCCACAGTTTCTATACAGCACGGCGTACAACTTGAGTTCGAACCGAATGTAGGTATACTGGTATTGGGCACACTCTTGGCTACTGGTTATCGTGAGTCTGAAATTATAATGCGTCCCTTTGTGAATGCCTCGCATGAGTCGTACACAATGATTACAAAACGTGCCATTGAAGATCTCAGTCAATCGCAGGCATACGATTCCATACGACTTTGCACAAGCGCACAGAACTGTACGACAAACCCACAGCTGTCCTTAGGCGGCATCAACGAAGGCTTTCTCGAATATTTCAACCACACTACACTGCAATGGGTACCGATCTGTGATAGCCGCTTCACCGAACGTAATGCGCAGGTTGTTTGTCGTGAGCTCGGCTTTGATCCGCTCAATGTCTATTATGGACACGATCGACGCATTGAGTATCACACAAATTCACTGACACGCATTTGGACTTGGGTGCAACCGTTGGAGTGTCGTGGTGACGAGTTGCGTATGGAGGATTGCGCTGAACgtttaaatggacaagtttatGGACGTAGACACGAATGCCGCTGGGATGATGTTTTCGTATTCGTGAGTTGCAACAGCGCGCCCGAAGATCTCGTTTACTGGGGTGGCATACGTTTTGCGAACTCAGACTTTGAGGAGAATCAATATGGTCATCGTTTTCATGATAGTCTCTCACATGGACCCATCAATAATAAGCAGAGTCATTTGGAATATATACGTATTGAGAATGCTGGCATTTTGCATAATCAGAAATCGGCCGCAATACAAGCGATACACAAGAATCCGACAATACGTTCGGTGACTATCGTGAACTCCGCACATCACGGTGTCAATTATATAGCACCTAGTGGCACTATGAACCTCAACTTCTTGAATATCAGCAATGCTTTTGGCGCTGGCATCAATATACTCTCGTTGACCGGCGAGGGTCGTGAAAGTGATGAGTCCAGCTTTACACCACTTAAAGATTTGGATATTCCTTATAAACTTTTCTCGCTCGTTGATATCTGTGATCCCCAAAAGGTGCTCACCGTGGAGGAACGTATTTTAGTCTATTATAAGTATGATAATAATCCAGTGAATTGTGTGAAGATATTCACTTCACTTTATCGTGCCAAACCGATGGGCTTCCGTTTACTGCAATCGAATTTATTTAATCACTCGAAGGAATATGGACGCACCGATGTAATACGACTCTTCGATGGCGATATCTATAATGTGACTTCACGTTTTCTTGGCAAAATCGAATGGGACAGCGACAATCAGCGTAAGTTCTTCAAGACTGAGAGCCCCACTTTGAGCTTACAGCTGATTGCGAGTGGTGCGCCAGAATATCATGGTTTCATAGCGGAAATTGTAACGGTACCGATATCGACTTTGGGACAAT TCCGCGATGCTCAACACAATGTCACCTATACACACATATCGAACGCTGTGAAGGGTGCTGTTACTTATTCGTCCGCCGGTGAGGTTACACCCACTCTTACGCTCACCTCGAATCGCATCCAGGGTAATTGCCATCAACTATATGGTAATTTTTCCACATGCAAGTCAGCGCTCAGCATTGATGTGCAGAATATGCATTCACTTTATTTTATG AACAACTTGATAATGCATAATCAGGGCGGTCTGAGCATACGCGCCGACTCACGCGGTTCAGCCACTTCACTACGCGGTTTCATTCATCACAATCTATTCTATGGCAATCGCAATCGTCCGGCATTGTATGTCGAGGGTCGTCAGTCGTCGCCGTATCAAGAGATCGAGTTGTATCGTAATTATTTTGCTCAGAACAAAGCTGGCTTCGAAGATGTCATCAAGCTGCGTCAAGTTGTCTCGAATTTTAGTTACAATTTCGTACATAGCAATGTAGGTGGCCGAATTGTCGAGATATCGGGCTTTGAGAAAGTTCGTTTGCCCATCTATCAGACCACGTCGCACAATGGTTTTTATAG CAATGTTGCCACAAACTGGATGGGTCGCGCTACAATTGTCGCCGGCACTGCGGGTCAACAGTATGTCGACAATATATTTGAGAATCCCGAAAACGATTATGAAATGATAACCGTTAATAACTCAAT TTTGAATGTTGATTATGTGATCAATAG CACCATTGAACTGTGGCGCTCAAAGATCGATGCTAGACACAACTATTGGAGCTACAATAATACGATATCGGTGCAGTCGCGCATACGCGATAAATCAG ATGATCCTTTGCTGCTCGAGGTGCAAGCGGTGCCATTCCAAATGAACAATCTCACCATACTCGATGGCAAGTGTCCGCCCGGTTGGTCGTTAGTGCATGATACTTGCTTCATTTATGTGGGCGCACCTTTGACCTTCCATGAGGCACGCGCTTTCTGTCGCAGCGAGAACTCGACGATGCCTTTCATACGTACCGACAGCGCAACGTTGTGGAAATATTTACAGGGTCAAATGAGACACTTAAA ATACCCCGAAAAGGTGTGGATACAAGATTTCGATCACATCGATCGTTGCACGAGTTTCGCTTTCACCACCACCGAGGTTGAGGATTGCAGCAATGAGATGGGTTTCATTTGCGAAACAGATCCAAGG GTCATTATCGATCCGCTCTCTTGGCGCGCCGATATCTTCGCGATCAGCATCATTTCTGCTTTCATTTTGGCCATAATATTACTAATTTTGGTCGCCGTCTGTTGGTATGCCAAGTCGAAGCATCGTCACGTGCAACGTTTACAGCGCAGGAATAGTATACGACAGAGCTTACGTAGCTTGAATAGCATTGATCCGCAGGGATCGTTGCGTCGTCGAAACTTT aatatGTCCACGTCGACGGGCACGCTCTCTAAACAACTGGGGCAAGACTATAAAATGATGGCCAACGGCTCTATCGATTCAATGGACAAAAGTGTACTCAGCTCTGATGGCAGCTTTGAGGCGTATGAAAATCAAACGGCGCATCCCAGCGAATATCAAAAACCGAACTACAACGAATATGTGAGTCAAAACGTGTTGAAAAGCGCTAATAAATCAAGTGAACCATATAAAGTGGCGACGATTGGCTCGATTTCGAAAGCATCCACGGCGCGTGGACGTACACGACCAACAGACACATTCGAGCTTTCCTACCGCAATGAAGGCTTCCGCGACAACTCTACTTACGCCAGCACGCTGAACAACTCGGTGGCCACTAGCATAGCCGAAGATACGCCCATCATACACCAGACCGATGTGGAGGATGGCAACTCGGATTACTACGGCAATGCCAGTACATTACCCTTACATAGTGGAGGTAATGAGAGTCTCTCATTCCTACATGAGCTCAAACAAAATCTACcaccacccgcctacaataaaccgAAGGCGCAGGGACACAGTAGTTTTCTACCAAGCGGCAGTGGGAAAGGCAATGGTAAAATGCGTCCCACCAGCAGCTCACAGCATAGCAATGACTCACATACGAGTACGTTGCCGTATGAGcaaaaaattgataatttaaatttcacacCCACCCCTCAAAAGGCTGAAGAAATGCCTTTATACCGGCATGAAGCCGCCGATATCAGCGGACTGCCAACACCGCCACCAGACATGCGTCGTCCGGATTCCTACTACACCGCAGTGCGTAGCAGTAAAGCCCAACCTCAGTTGTCCCGTATGGCAGCGGCGCCGCAGACAACAAGGGCGCTGGTTTCGGCGAAGCAGCCGAGTGCGACGACACAGAAATTGACTGGCAAGAGCCCAGTGCAGGTTCACAACCAAAATGGCAAGCGTCCAAAGACTGTTTATCAAACTGCCAGTCCGGAGCCGACGGCATATCATCGCTCCCGATCGGAGGCGCTGTTAGAGACAGATTTCGACGATGAATCGCCGAGCATGGTGCCGCTCAATACGAATAGTCGCAGCTATAGTCAACCACTGGAGACGGCTATGTAG